One genomic window of Indicator indicator isolate 239-I01 unplaced genomic scaffold, UM_Iind_1.1 iindUn_scaffold_53, whole genome shotgun sequence includes the following:
- the LOC128980007 gene encoding olfactory receptor 14C36-like, translating into MSNSSSISHLLLLPFSDRQELQLLHFCLFLAIYLAALLANGLIISTIASDHHLHTPMYFFLLNLSLLDLGSISTTVPKSMTNSFWHTRAISYAGCAAQLFFFVFFIVGEFYLLTVMSYDRYVAICRPLHYESLLGSRVCVHLAAAAWACGLLNALLHTANTFSLPLCHGDVVDQFFCEIPQILKLSCSTSYLREVWLLVVSVCLNLGCFVFIVVSYVQIFRAVLKIPSEQGRHKAFATCLPHLAVVSLFISTAAFVYLKPPSISSPPLDLAVSILYSVMSPALNPLIYSLRNQELKDALRKLIRRCFQKQ; encoded by the coding sequence ATGtccaacagcagctccatcagccacctcctcctgctgccattctcagacaggcaggagctgcagctcttgcacttctgcctcttcctggccatctacctggctgccctgctggccaaTGGCCTCATCATCAGCACCatagcctctgaccaccacctccacacccccatgtacttcttcctcctcaacctctccctCCTCGACCTGGGCTCCATCTCCACCACTGTGCCCAAATCCATGACCAATTCCTTTTGGCACACCAGAGCCATCTCCTAtgcaggatgtgctgctcagctctttttctttgttttcttcattgtaGGGGAGTTTTACCTTCTCACTGTGATGTCCTACGATCGCTACGTTGCCATCTGCAGACCCCTGCACTATGAGagcctcctgggcagcagagtttgtgtccacctggcagcagctgcctgggcctgTGGGCTTCTcaatgctctgctgcacacagccaatacattttcactgcccctctgccatggtgatgttgtggaccagttcttctgtgaaatcccccagatcctcaagctctcctgctccacatccTACCTCAGGGAAGTCTGGCTTCTTGTGGTCAGTGTCTGTTTAAATCTGGGCTGTTTTGTGTTCATTGTGGTGTCCTATGTGCAGAtcttcagggcagtgctgaagaTCCCCTCTGAGCAGGGACGTCACAAAGCCtttgccacctgcctgcctcacctggCTGTGGTCTCCCTGTTTATCAGCACTGCAGCATTTGTCTACCTGAAGCccccctccatctcctccccacccctggaTCTGGCAGTGTCCATTCTGTACTCAGTGATGTCTCCAGCACTGAACCCTCTCATCTACAGCCTGAGGAACCAGGAGCTCAAGGATGCCCTGAGAAAACTGATACGTAGATGTTTTCAGAAGCAATAA